Proteins from a genomic interval of Nostoc sp. PCC 7120 = FACHB-418:
- the sigB gene encoding sigma-70 family RNA polymerase sigma factor SigB: protein MPNSTSQVTKLKSKNNEFSYTADAVSIYLHKIGRVPLLSHEQEIFFAQQVQQMMVMFTAKEELAEKLQREPTLQEWADKMQLKEDVLLQQLSQGQIAKQKMIQANLRLVVSIAKKYQKRNLEFLDLIQEGALGLERGVEKFDPTLGYKFSTYAYWWIRQGITRAIAQQSRTIRLPIHMADKLNKIKCVQRELSQKLGYIAGVTEIAQALNLEPSQIREYLQLVRQPVSLDMRIGFEQDTQLQDLLKDDGMSPERYAERELLYQDIHNLLAKLTPQQKEVLILRFGLAGGCELTLVQISQRMGISRERVRQVEKQALTLLRRYGIDSRSYLAD, encoded by the coding sequence ATGCCTAATTCAACATCCCAAGTGACTAAACTTAAGAGCAAGAATAACGAATTTTCATATACAGCAGATGCAGTAAGTATCTATCTTCATAAAATTGGACGTGTACCTCTGTTAAGCCATGAGCAAGAAATTTTTTTTGCTCAACAAGTTCAGCAAATGATGGTGATGTTTACTGCAAAAGAAGAGCTAGCTGAAAAATTACAGCGTGAACCGACTCTGCAAGAATGGGCTGACAAGATGCAGTTGAAAGAAGATGTGCTGCTGCAACAACTAAGTCAAGGACAAATTGCCAAGCAGAAGATGATTCAGGCTAATCTGCGGTTAGTGGTATCTATTGCTAAAAAATACCAGAAACGCAATCTGGAGTTTCTAGACTTAATTCAAGAAGGTGCATTGGGGCTAGAACGAGGGGTAGAGAAATTTGATCCAACTCTTGGATACAAGTTTTCCACTTATGCTTACTGGTGGATTCGTCAGGGAATTACACGAGCAATAGCACAACAATCCCGCACTATTCGTTTACCCATTCACATGGCTGATAAGCTGAACAAAATTAAGTGTGTTCAGCGAGAGTTATCTCAAAAGCTTGGTTACATTGCTGGCGTAACGGAAATCGCCCAAGCCCTCAATTTGGAACCTAGTCAGATTCGAGAATATTTGCAGCTTGTTCGTCAACCTGTTTCCTTAGATATGCGAATTGGGTTTGAGCAGGATACCCAATTACAGGATCTGCTGAAGGATGATGGAATGTCTCCCGAACGCTACGCCGAACGAGAATTGCTCTATCAAGACATTCACAACCTATTAGCAAAGCTGACTCCCCAGCAAAAAGAAGTCTTAATCTTGCGCTTTGGTTTAGCAGGTGGATGCGAACTGACCCTAGTACAGATTAGTCAACGGATGGGTATTAGTCGGGAACGAGTACGACAAGTGGAAAAACAAGCTCTCACGCTTCTACGAAGATATGGAATTGACTCACGCAGCTATCTAGCTGACTGA
- a CDS encoding SanA/YdcF family protein: MRFFEKSIGGKYFKLFRYLRWILLGLVISVLAKPLIATAYIGLMTNGDRYVQPESVPKEQVAIVFGAGILPNDNPTPMLSDRVEAAVKLYKMGKISKLLMTGDNSTVSYNEVRSMLKYAHDLGVPMKNITLDYAGFSTYESCYRAHKVFGVHKAVVITQNYHLPRTVYTCRQLGLKTVGLGTPDIEIYGLRGMIPDLLRESLANVKALWEVDITRPRPTFLGQFEPIN, translated from the coding sequence ATGAGATTTTTTGAAAAAAGTATAGGGGGAAAATATTTCAAGTTGTTCCGTTACCTGCGATGGATTTTGCTAGGTTTAGTAATTAGTGTATTAGCAAAACCTTTAATAGCAACGGCTTATATAGGTTTAATGACGAATGGCGATCGCTATGTTCAACCAGAATCAGTCCCAAAAGAACAGGTTGCAATAGTATTCGGTGCAGGAATTCTTCCAAATGATAATCCCACACCCATGTTGTCAGACCGTGTAGAAGCTGCTGTCAAACTTTATAAAATGGGAAAGATTAGTAAACTCTTGATGACAGGAGATAACAGTACAGTTTCCTATAATGAAGTCAGGTCTATGCTGAAATATGCCCATGATCTGGGTGTACCGATGAAAAACATTACCCTAGACTATGCAGGTTTCAGCACTTATGAGAGTTGTTATCGCGCTCATAAAGTTTTTGGTGTACATAAAGCTGTTGTCATAACTCAAAATTATCATCTTCCCCGCACTGTTTACACCTGTCGCCAATTAGGACTAAAGACAGTTGGTTTAGGAACTCCAGATATAGAAATTTATGGACTACGAGGAATGATTCCTGATTTATTACGGGAATCATTAGCGAATGTTAAGGCTTTGTGGGAAGTTGACATTACCCGTCCCCGACCTACTTTTTTAGGACAGTTTGAACCAATTAATTGA
- a CDS encoding CusA/CzcA family heavy metal efflux RND transporter: protein MIDNILKWSIVQRWLVVIGAMIVMMLGVYNLTQMPLDVFPNFAPPQVEIQTEAPGLAPEEVESLVTLPIESAVNGTPGVETVRSSSGIGISVVRIIFNWGTDIYQARQLVTERLQQASQKLPANIESPQISPISNPIGTILTYAFTIDSPGGKAKTDMMEVRRFIDLVVTNRLLAVPGVSQVITYGGDVRQYQVLVDPAKLKAFDVSLEDVTTAAAKANNNAAGGFLIDPDQELLIRGIGRITAIEDLQKSVITARDGTPVLLRDIADVQIGAALKRGDGSFNTQPAVVVLIDKQPQADTPTVSRAVETAIAELKSSLPANVKYTVTFRQESFIEDAIENVTSSLRDGTIIVSIILLMFLMNWRTAIITLSAIPLSVLIGMMILNLFGQGINTMTLGGLVVAIGSVVDDSIVDMENCYRGLQENQKAENPVHPFQIVYDTSVEVRTSVILSTVIIVVVFAPIFTLSGIEGRIFAPMGWAYLVSILSSTLVAMTLSPALCAILLANQRLPDDETWVTRWSQRLYRPLLNFSIKRPSVVILTAIAAFVASMVIFSSLGRVFLPEFQERTLVNSLLLYPGTSLEVTNQAGNAIESALKDDPRIASVQMRSGRAPGDADAAPVNLTHLDIEISDVGMKDREATVEKVREEFARIPGSVAAIGGFISHRMDEILSGVRSAIAVKIFGPELEELRALGKEVEAVMKDIPGLVDLQLEPQIPIKQVQIQFDRDAAARYGLSVGDLSEITETALNGRVVSQVLEKQQLFDLLVWLKPEARNNLDTIRNLLVDTPNEQKIPLAAVAKIDYGTGPNTINRENVSRLIVVSANVSGRDLGSVVDEIRAKVQQQVQVPSGYFIQYGGQFESEQRASQNLLVFGSLSMIVIAVLMYFAVKSIPATLIIMSNLPLALIGGVLSVALGGGILSVASMVGFITLFGVATRNGLLLVENYNSKFAIGMPLREVISQGSIERLVAILMTALTSALGMVPLVIGTGAGKEILQPLAIVVLGGLFTSTALTLLVLPALYSKFGTYLIPKQTSPAIQTGIASEITTSQDLSILNNSKRR, encoded by the coding sequence ATGATCGATAACATTCTCAAGTGGTCAATTGTACAACGATGGCTGGTGGTGATTGGAGCAATGATTGTGATGATGTTAGGAGTTTACAACCTAACTCAAATGCCTTTGGATGTTTTTCCTAACTTTGCTCCGCCTCAAGTAGAAATTCAAACCGAAGCACCAGGACTAGCACCCGAAGAGGTAGAATCTTTGGTGACTTTACCGATTGAAAGTGCTGTCAATGGGACTCCCGGTGTCGAAACTGTACGTTCTTCCTCTGGAATTGGGATTTCTGTTGTCAGAATTATATTCAATTGGGGAACTGATATTTATCAAGCGCGTCAGCTAGTCACCGAAAGATTGCAGCAAGCGTCGCAAAAACTGCCAGCAAATATCGAGTCACCCCAAATTTCCCCAATTAGTAATCCCATCGGTACCATCCTTACCTATGCTTTTACTATCGATTCGCCAGGGGGAAAAGCTAAAACCGACATGATGGAGGTGAGACGATTTATTGACCTAGTTGTCACCAACCGTCTACTTGCAGTTCCAGGTGTTTCTCAGGTAATCACCTATGGGGGAGATGTCCGTCAATATCAAGTTTTAGTTGACCCTGCAAAGTTAAAAGCTTTTGATGTTTCTTTAGAAGATGTCACCACCGCTGCTGCCAAAGCTAATAATAATGCGGCTGGTGGATTTTTAATTGACCCAGACCAAGAATTATTAATTCGGGGTATTGGCAGGATTACGGCAATTGAGGATTTACAGAAATCAGTGATTACTGCCCGTGATGGTACTCCTGTACTTTTACGCGATATTGCTGATGTGCAAATTGGTGCAGCATTAAAGCGGGGTGATGGCAGTTTTAATACTCAGCCTGCGGTGGTAGTTTTAATTGATAAACAACCCCAAGCTGATACTCCGACTGTAAGTCGGGCTGTGGAAACGGCGATCGCAGAACTCAAATCTAGCTTACCTGCCAATGTCAAATACACGGTTACTTTTCGTCAGGAAAGCTTTATTGAAGATGCTATAGAAAATGTGACTAGTTCTCTGAGGGATGGCACGATAATTGTTTCAATTATTCTGCTGATGTTTTTGATGAACTGGCGGACTGCTATTATCACCCTCAGCGCTATTCCTTTGTCGGTGTTAATTGGGATGATGATTCTCAATTTATTTGGTCAAGGGATTAATACTATGACCTTGGGAGGATTGGTAGTCGCCATCGGTTCGGTTGTGGATGATTCTATTGTTGATATGGAAAATTGTTACCGGGGATTACAGGAAAACCAGAAAGCAGAAAATCCCGTTCATCCTTTCCAAATAGTATATGACACTTCTGTAGAAGTACGAACCAGCGTCATTCTTTCCACAGTAATTATTGTTGTAGTTTTCGCGCCAATTTTTACTTTAAGTGGCATAGAAGGTCGGATTTTCGCTCCGATGGGTTGGGCTTACTTGGTATCAATTTTGTCTTCAACCTTAGTGGCAATGACTTTATCTCCGGCATTGTGTGCCATACTGCTAGCCAACCAAAGACTACCAGATGATGAAACTTGGGTAACTCGTTGGTCGCAAAGATTATATCGTCCCCTGTTGAACTTTTCGATCAAACGCCCTAGTGTGGTAATTTTGACCGCAATTGCAGCCTTTGTAGCATCAATGGTGATTTTTTCGAGTTTGGGACGAGTGTTTTTACCGGAATTCCAAGAACGGACTTTAGTAAATTCCCTGCTGCTATATCCCGGTACATCTTTGGAAGTTACCAACCAAGCAGGAAACGCAATTGAATCAGCACTCAAAGATGACCCCCGCATTGCATCAGTGCAGATGCGTTCGGGACGCGCTCCAGGAGATGCAGATGCTGCACCTGTCAACTTAACCCACCTCGATATCGAGATTAGCGATGTGGGGATGAAGGATCGGGAAGCAACGGTAGAAAAAGTGAGGGAAGAGTTTGCGAGAATACCCGGTTCAGTAGCAGCTATCGGAGGTTTCATTTCTCACCGCATGGATGAAATTTTATCCGGTGTCAGAAGTGCGATCGCCGTGAAAATATTCGGTCCGGAACTGGAGGAGTTACGTGCTTTGGGGAAAGAAGTAGAAGCTGTAATGAAAGATATTCCTGGTTTAGTAGACTTGCAGTTAGAACCGCAAATACCTATCAAACAGGTGCAAATTCAGTTTGACAGAGATGCTGCGGCACGTTACGGTCTTTCTGTAGGCGATTTATCAGAAATTACCGAAACTGCACTCAATGGTCGGGTAGTATCCCAGGTATTAGAAAAACAGCAGCTTTTTGACTTATTGGTGTGGTTAAAACCAGAAGCACGCAACAACTTAGACACCATTCGTAATTTACTTGTGGACACTCCCAACGAACAGAAAATACCTTTAGCAGCAGTAGCAAAAATTGACTATGGAACTGGTCCGAATACCATTAACCGAGAAAATGTTTCCCGCTTGATAGTTGTTTCTGCAAACGTTTCTGGTAGAGATTTGGGTTCGGTGGTAGATGAAATTCGCGCCAAAGTTCAACAGCAAGTACAAGTACCATCTGGTTACTTTATTCAGTATGGGGGGCAGTTTGAATCGGAACAACGAGCTTCCCAAAATTTACTGGTATTTGGCAGTTTATCAATGATTGTAATTGCGGTTTTGATGTATTTCGCCGTGAAATCAATCCCAGCAACCTTAATAATTATGAGTAACTTACCCTTAGCATTGATTGGGGGTGTTTTGTCTGTGGCTTTGGGTGGTGGTATCCTTTCGGTAGCATCAATGGTAGGATTTATTACTTTATTTGGTGTCGCTACCCGTAACGGTTTATTGCTAGTAGAAAACTATAACAGCAAGTTTGCGATCGGAATGCCTTTGCGGGAAGTAATTTCCCAAGGTTCAATCGAAAGACTTGTTGCCATTTTAATGACAGCCCTAACATCTGCATTAGGTATGGTTCCTTTAGTAATCGGGACTGGTGCGGGTAAAGAAATTTTGCAACCTTTAGCGATAGTTGTGTTGGGTGGTTTATTTACTTCCACAGCTTTAACTTTGTTGGTACTTCCAGCTTTGTATAGTAAATTTGGCACGTATTTAATACCCAAACAAACTTCCCCAGCAATTCAAACGGGTATCGCTTCAGAAATAACTACGAGTCAAGATTTAAGTATTCTCAACAATAGCAAAAGGAGATAA
- a CDS encoding efflux RND transporter periplasmic adaptor subunit, with amino-acid sequence MGISNLFQCSAPLRYVSLTMLSLLLLNTPTTVLAGAGHDHGSGAFQAGSEASGQVEVDEQTAKGLGIKVETVKRQRLDIGIKTTGKIETLPSQKVEVTTPISGAKVAELLVEPGARVTKGQPVAVLSSPDFVNLRVESQEKLVQGQADLQQALADLKLAQQNYNRYQNIAQAEIAQAQSQVAFAQEKYNKDQSLVINGALPRRTALESQTQLAQAKAELVKANRRGDVIEAENQVQRAQAAVKVAKERINLSNTTYQTRLAQLGAIANNKGLVTVTAPINGQVTDRQVTIGQSFQDTGSKLMTIANDSEVFATANIYGKDLGKVKIGQPVNVKVASVPNQIFTGRIKRIGSVVEGETQVVPVQAEINNANGQLKPGMFAELEVVTDKTPGLILAIPNSAVVDANGKKIIYVKNGNAFQSVEPEFGQISGSLIEVTSGLFEGDAVVTQRATQLYAQSLRGGSKKEDDHSEDEGSQLQKTNTNNFPLPLWLMATLGGTVVAGGAFVVGIWSGRRSQNYMVAAYAGGLGNESVTSPELEEIQYQNLNEIENNHHEPKTQSGLLKSTSKNHSDS; translated from the coding sequence ATGGGAATCTCTAATTTGTTTCAATGTTCTGCTCCACTGCGTTATGTTTCGTTGACAATGTTGAGTTTGTTACTACTAAATACTCCTACTACTGTTTTAGCAGGTGCAGGTCACGACCACGGCAGTGGTGCGTTTCAAGCTGGTAGCGAAGCAAGCGGACAAGTAGAAGTGGACGAACAAACTGCGAAAGGATTGGGAATAAAAGTTGAGACTGTCAAACGTCAGCGTTTGGATATTGGTATTAAAACGACGGGTAAAATCGAAACTTTACCCAGTCAGAAAGTAGAAGTTACTACCCCAATTTCTGGAGCGAAGGTGGCTGAGTTGTTGGTAGAACCAGGTGCAAGGGTCACAAAAGGTCAACCTGTTGCGGTTTTAAGTAGCCCTGACTTCGTGAATTTGCGGGTTGAATCCCAGGAAAAATTAGTACAAGGTCAAGCAGATTTACAACAAGCTTTGGCTGATTTAAAGTTGGCCCAACAAAATTACAATCGCTATCAAAATATCGCTCAAGCAGAAATAGCCCAAGCACAAAGTCAAGTCGCATTTGCTCAAGAAAAATATAACAAAGACCAGTCATTGGTGATTAATGGTGCTTTACCGCGTCGCACGGCTTTAGAGTCTCAAACTCAATTAGCGCAAGCCAAAGCCGAACTAGTTAAAGCCAATCGTCGGGGAGATGTGATCGAAGCAGAAAATCAAGTTCAACGCGCTCAAGCAGCAGTAAAGGTAGCAAAAGAACGGATTAATCTGAGTAATACTACTTATCAAACTCGATTAGCTCAACTAGGAGCTATTGCTAATAATAAGGGATTGGTAACGGTGACGGCTCCTATCAATGGTCAAGTTACTGACAGGCAAGTCACTATCGGACAATCATTTCAAGATACGGGTAGCAAGTTGATGACCATAGCTAATGACAGCGAGGTTTTTGCTACAGCAAATATTTATGGAAAAGATTTGGGTAAAGTAAAAATTGGTCAACCAGTGAATGTAAAGGTTGCTAGCGTACCCAATCAAATTTTTACAGGTAGGATTAAGCGCATTGGTTCCGTAGTAGAAGGAGAAACGCAAGTAGTACCCGTACAAGCTGAAATTAATAATGCCAACGGGCAATTAAAACCAGGTATGTTTGCCGAGTTGGAAGTAGTTACGGATAAGACACCTGGGTTAATTTTAGCAATTCCTAATTCTGCTGTGGTAGATGCCAATGGTAAAAAAATCATCTACGTCAAAAATGGTAATGCTTTTCAATCTGTTGAACCTGAATTTGGTCAAATTTCTGGGAGTTTAATCGAAGTTACCAGTGGTTTATTTGAGGGAGATGCAGTAGTTACCCAACGTGCTACGCAACTTTACGCTCAATCTTTACGGGGTGGGAGTAAAAAAGAAGATGACCACTCGGAAGATGAAGGTTCGCAATTGCAAAAAACTAATACTAATAATTTTCCCCTACCTTTATGGTTAATGGCTACCTTGGGAGGAACTGTAGTTGCTGGTGGTGCTTTTGTAGTAGGTATCTGGTCTGGTCGTCGTAGCCAAAACTACATGGTTGCAGCTTACGCTGGAGGGTTGGGTAATGAATCTGTTACATCACCGGAGTTAGAAGAAATTCAATATCAAAATCTTAATGAAATTGAAAATAATCATCACGAACCAAAAACTCAAAGTGGTCTGCTCAAATCCACCTCAAAAAATCATTCTGACTCATAA
- a CDS encoding sulfite exporter TauE/SafE family protein, whose translation MEILTATIAYLILGSVTGILSGLIGIGGGVFITPALVYFFGFSQHSAQGTTLALMVPPISLLGAWAYYQQGYVDLKVTIFVCVGFFLGALLGAKFAIGIPEVFLRRIFGTALLFIAFKMIFTKS comes from the coding sequence ATGGAAATTTTGACAGCTACCATAGCTTATCTGATATTGGGTTCGGTAACTGGAATTTTAAGTGGATTAATTGGCATTGGAGGAGGTGTATTCATTACACCAGCACTCGTTTATTTTTTTGGTTTTTCCCAGCATAGCGCCCAGGGAACCACCTTGGCTTTGATGGTTCCACCAATTAGTTTACTCGGAGCTTGGGCTTATTACCAGCAGGGATATGTAGACTTAAAAGTAACTATCTTTGTCTGTGTTGGTTTTTTCTTGGGAGCATTGCTAGGTGCTAAATTTGCCATTGGAATACCAGAGGTATTTTTGCGAAGGATATTTGGGACAGCACTACTTTTTATCGCTTTTAAGATGATTTTTACTAAATCGTAA
- a CDS encoding ArsR/SmtB family transcription factor encodes MNKHKKKQDLDLIQSSDTPTCDTHLVHLDNVRSSQAQILPTDKAQQMAEIFGVLADTNRIRLLSALASSELCVCDLAALTKMSESAVCHQLRLLKAMRLVSYRREGRNVYYSLADSHVINLYRSLVENNTYATGTG; translated from the coding sequence ATGAATAAGCACAAGAAAAAGCAGGACTTAGACTTAATTCAAAGTTCTGATACCCCTACCTGTGATACTCATCTGGTGCATCTAGATAATGTACGCTCATCTCAGGCTCAAATCTTACCGACAGATAAAGCACAACAAATGGCAGAAATTTTTGGGGTGTTAGCAGATACAAACCGTATACGCCTCCTATCAGCTTTGGCTTCTAGTGAGTTGTGTGTTTGCGATCTAGCTGCATTAACCAAAATGAGTGAATCAGCTGTTTGTCATCAGCTGCGGTTATTGAAAGCTATGCGTTTAGTCAGCTATCGTCGAGAAGGTCGGAATGTTTATTATAGTTTGGCTGACAGTCACGTCATTAACTTATATCGCTCTTTAGTGGAAAACAATACTTACGCAACTGGCACAGGGTGA
- a CDS encoding heavy metal translocating P-type ATPase, giving the protein MTQTPSLKTQTLQVGGMDCGSCAKTIEVALQQLHGVTEATVNFTTGKARVSYDAEVLSEKSIYNQIKGLGYTIEQSHQAQSHQQSHSCGGEHDHDHQNHDHNVDIVSLQTLQLQISGMDCGSCAKTIEAGVQKIIGVQEASVSFASERLHISYDPQLVNEKTIYDRIQDLGYTVEEGVETSSNHHTDACGHDHEHHHDHDYSHNHEHSQPINKSKQKQKSDLTSWRFWIENRRGQSVILAGIGLVLGLLTQYLVLPIWIARAFYGIGIVIAGYPIARAGLFELRLRRADMNLLMTISVIGAVILGDWFEGGLVVFLFSLGTTLQVFTFGRTRNAIRSLMDLTPPTATVKRGNQEFTVPVESIQLGEILTIRPGGRVALDGVVVSGNSAIDQSPITGESIPEDKDVGDTVFAGTLNQTGFLEVKVTHTSSDTTVAKIINLVEQAQESRAPSQQWVDKFAQVYTPIVILAAIAIALIPPLAFAQPFNVWLYRALVMLVIACPCALVISTPVSIVSAIGAATRRGVLFKGGNALETAGHLTTLAFDKTGTITQGLPIVQQVYDLGVVSGDMVLLLAASLEQKSEHPLAKAIVVKAQELGLELETPLNFTALPGKGIQANFGEQLYLVGNRRLFSDQGICLSDEAESLLTEIEQFGQIPVLVGTNGGLLGAIALSDGIRLEATEALRQLQRVGLKRLVMLTGDRASVAKQIAQQVGITEYQAELLPEDKLQAIQQLRRHGVVGMVGDGINDAPALATADISFAVGGIDIALETADVVLVGSDLRQLAYAVDLSRRTVSVIQQNVVFSLVTKALFLLLGTFGFVGLAIAVLADTGTSLLVTANGMRLFKTKTLKN; this is encoded by the coding sequence ATGACTCAAACTCCTTCGCTCAAAACCCAAACTTTGCAAGTTGGCGGTATGGACTGCGGAAGCTGCGCCAAGACAATTGAAGTCGCTTTGCAACAGTTACACGGTGTTACAGAAGCAACGGTAAACTTTACAACTGGTAAAGCCAGAGTTTCCTATGACGCAGAGGTATTGAGTGAAAAGAGTATCTATAACCAAATTAAAGGTTTGGGTTATACGATAGAGCAAAGTCATCAGGCGCAATCCCATCAGCAGTCTCATTCCTGTGGCGGTGAACACGACCATGACCACCAAAATCATGACCATAACGTAGATATAGTTTCTCTGCAAACGCTACAGCTACAAATTAGCGGGATGGATTGTGGCAGTTGTGCCAAAACCATTGAGGCTGGGGTGCAGAAGATCATAGGCGTACAAGAAGCATCGGTCAGTTTTGCCAGCGAAAGATTGCATATATCCTATGACCCACAATTGGTGAATGAGAAAACAATTTATGACCGGATTCAAGATTTAGGTTACACGGTCGAGGAGGGTGTTGAAACAAGTTCCAATCATCACACTGATGCTTGTGGTCATGACCACGAGCATCATCACGACCATGACTATAGCCATAACCACGAGCATTCTCAGCCAATAAACAAGTCCAAACAAAAACAAAAATCCGACTTAACAAGCTGGAGATTCTGGATTGAAAATCGTCGAGGACAGAGTGTCATACTTGCAGGTATAGGCTTAGTTTTAGGTTTACTTACTCAGTATTTAGTACTACCCATCTGGATTGCACGAGCTTTTTATGGCATTGGTATAGTAATTGCTGGCTATCCGATCGCACGGGCTGGTTTGTTTGAGTTGCGCTTGCGCCGCGCCGATATGAATCTGCTGATGACCATTTCGGTGATTGGGGCAGTGATTTTAGGAGACTGGTTTGAAGGGGGGCTGGTTGTCTTTTTGTTCTCTTTAGGCACAACATTGCAAGTTTTCACCTTTGGTCGTACCCGCAACGCAATTCGCTCACTGATGGATTTGACTCCACCTACTGCTACAGTTAAGCGCGGGAATCAGGAATTTACAGTTCCCGTCGAAAGTATTCAGCTAGGTGAAATTTTGACGATTCGACCAGGAGGGCGTGTGGCGTTGGATGGTGTGGTTGTTTCTGGTAACAGTGCTATTGACCAATCTCCAATTACGGGAGAGTCAATCCCAGAAGATAAAGATGTTGGGGATACTGTCTTTGCTGGAACACTAAATCAGACAGGTTTTTTAGAAGTTAAAGTTACGCACACTTCTAGCGATACAACCGTTGCCAAAATTATTAATTTGGTGGAACAAGCTCAAGAAAGCCGCGCACCCTCGCAGCAGTGGGTGGATAAGTTTGCACAAGTCTACACACCGATAGTGATTTTAGCAGCGATTGCCATCGCCCTAATTCCGCCCTTGGCTTTTGCTCAACCTTTTAACGTCTGGCTTTACCGCGCACTGGTCATGCTAGTAATTGCTTGTCCCTGTGCCTTAGTCATTTCTACCCCAGTTTCCATTGTCAGTGCTATTGGTGCTGCAACTCGGCGGGGCGTTTTATTTAAAGGGGGTAATGCACTGGAAACTGCTGGACATCTGACTACCCTTGCTTTTGATAAAACCGGCACAATTACACAAGGGCTACCGATTGTGCAGCAGGTTTATGACTTGGGGGTGGTGAGTGGAGACATGGTATTATTGCTTGCCGCTTCCTTAGAACAAAAGTCTGAACATCCTTTAGCAAAAGCTATTGTGGTCAAGGCTCAAGAACTGGGGCTAGAGTTAGAAACTCCCCTTAATTTTACAGCATTACCCGGTAAAGGGATTCAGGCAAACTTTGGTGAGCAGTTATATTTAGTTGGTAATCGACGGTTGTTTTCAGACCAAGGTATTTGCTTGTCTGATGAAGCTGAATCTTTGTTAACTGAAATTGAACAATTCGGTCAAATTCCGGTGTTGGTAGGGACGAACGGGGGGTTATTAGGAGCGATCGCCCTCTCTGATGGCATCCGCTTAGAAGCCACCGAAGCCCTGCGACAATTGCAGAGGGTTGGATTGAAGCGGTTGGTGATGTTGACAGGCGATCGCGCATCTGTAGCAAAGCAAATTGCCCAACAAGTTGGAATTACAGAGTATCAGGCAGAACTATTACCTGAAGATAAACTCCAAGCAATTCAACAATTGCGTCGTCACGGAGTAGTAGGTATGGTTGGGGATGGCATTAACGATGCACCTGCTTTAGCTACGGCAGATATTAGTTTTGCTGTAGGTGGAATTGATATTGCTTTGGAGACAGCAGATGTGGTGCTGGTAGGTAGTGACTTGAGACAGCTCGCTTATGCAGTAGATTTAAGCCGACGTACTGTGTCAGTGATTCAACAGAATGTGGTTTTTTCTCTGGTAACTAAGGCTTTATTTTTACTATTGGGGACGTTTGGGTTTGTTGGTTTAGCGATCGCCGTCTTAGCTGATACAGGAACTTCTCTGTTAGTTACTGCAAATGGAATGCGGCTATTTAAAACCAAAACTTTGAAAAATTAA
- a CDS encoding phosphatase PAP2 family protein, which translates to MIRKISTFWLRHIYPRLAPLIATIGIVGLAICLLILFVVAKLAEEVLEKEAFAFDTSFLLWLHQFANPSLDNLMLFITNLGNPKTVVVVAAFTLGILWWRRYRVETYIFALTCIGGLTLNTGLKLFFSKPRPQLWTVLISEKSFSFPSGHALGSMVLYGFIAYILATHYPQFSRLIYVLTVILIAAIGISRLYLGVHWPTDVIAGYGVGFLWLMICIAMLKLQKFRQGQLLE; encoded by the coding sequence ATGATACGAAAAATTTCTACCTTTTGGTTGCGCCATATATACCCTCGTTTAGCTCCTTTAATTGCCACAATTGGTATAGTTGGACTTGCAATTTGTTTGCTGATCCTGTTTGTTGTCGCCAAGCTTGCTGAAGAAGTTTTAGAGAAAGAAGCTTTTGCATTTGATACATCTTTCTTATTATGGCTACATCAATTTGCCAATCCGAGTCTTGATAATTTAATGTTATTTATTACGAATCTTGGTAATCCAAAGACAGTAGTAGTAGTCGCAGCATTTACTTTAGGAATACTTTGGTGGCGACGTTACCGAGTAGAAACATATATTTTTGCGCTTACTTGTATAGGAGGGTTAACTCTAAATACAGGTTTAAAGTTATTTTTCTCAAAACCCCGTCCGCAACTTTGGACAGTTTTGATTTCTGAAAAATCTTTCAGTTTTCCTAGCGGTCATGCACTAGGCTCTATGGTATTGTATGGTTTTATTGCCTATATACTAGCTACTCATTATCCTCAATTTTCACGGTTAATCTATGTTTTAACAGTTATTTTAATAGCGGCAATTGGCATCAGTCGCCTATATTTAGGAGTACATTGGCCGACAGATGTAATTGCTGGATATGGTGTTGGATTTTTGTGGTTAATGATATGTATTGCGATGCTGAAACTACAGAAATTCAGGCAAGGACAATTACTAGAGTAA